In the genome of Pseudomonas protegens, one region contains:
- the aceK gene encoding bifunctional isocitrate dehydrogenase kinase/phosphatase has translation MPQSWPAADIARMILDGFDDYREHFRQITDGARQRFEQAQWQEAQKASAARINLYEEKVGETVARLHQAFSDDALMDVGQWPLVKSAYISLIDLRFDDELSETWYNSIFCGLFSHDLISDGCMFIHTTRPSLRRARAAQTRSYHPKGNLPAMLEQVFADYRFSEDYADLAGDLRRLEAQLRENLPDWVCKDPELTLELFSSVLYRNKGAYLVGRIFTHEEQWPLVIPLLHREGRGIQIDALITDEADVSIIFSFTRSYFMVDVPVPAEFIGFLKRILPGKHIAELYTSIGFYKHGKSEFYRALINHLASTDDRFIMAPGVRGMVMSVFTLPGFNTVFKIIKDRFSPSKNVDRATVIEKYRLVKSVDRVGRMADTQEFADFRFPLSKFDPACLEELLEVAPSTVAVEDQTVLIRHCWTERRMTPLNLYLEHANPDQVREALEDYGLAIKQLAAANIFPGDMLLKNFGVTRHGRVVFYDYDEICFLTEANFRHIPAPRTPEDEMASEPWYSIGPHDVFPEEFPPFLFADAGQRKLFDQLHGELYNADYWKGLQEAIRAGKIIDVFPYRRKGLEDE, from the coding sequence ATGCCGCAGTCATGGCCCGCCGCCGATATCGCTCGAATGATCCTCGATGGCTTCGACGACTACCGCGAGCACTTTCGCCAGATCACCGACGGTGCCCGGCAGCGCTTCGAGCAGGCGCAGTGGCAGGAGGCGCAGAAAGCCTCGGCGGCGCGGATCAACCTGTATGAGGAAAAGGTCGGTGAAACCGTGGCCCGCCTGCACCAGGCCTTCAGCGACGATGCGCTGATGGATGTCGGCCAGTGGCCACTGGTGAAAAGCGCCTACATCAGCCTGATCGACCTGCGTTTTGACGATGAGCTGTCCGAGACCTGGTACAACTCGATCTTTTGCGGCCTGTTCAGCCATGACCTGATCAGCGACGGCTGCATGTTCATTCACACCACCCGGCCCAGCCTGCGCCGGGCCCGGGCCGCGCAGACCCGCAGCTACCACCCCAAGGGCAACCTGCCGGCGATGCTCGAACAGGTGTTCGCCGACTACCGTTTCAGCGAGGACTATGCCGATCTGGCGGGGGACCTGCGGCGCCTGGAGGCGCAACTGCGGGAGAACCTGCCGGACTGGGTGTGCAAGGACCCGGAACTGACCCTGGAGCTGTTTTCCTCGGTGCTCTACCGCAACAAGGGCGCGTACCTGGTGGGACGCATCTTCACCCACGAGGAACAGTGGCCGCTGGTGATCCCCTTGCTGCACCGCGAAGGCCGGGGCATCCAGATCGATGCGCTGATCACTGACGAAGCGGATGTCTCGATCATCTTCTCCTTCACCCGCTCGTACTTCATGGTGGACGTGCCGGTGCCCGCGGAATTCATCGGCTTTCTCAAGCGCATCCTGCCGGGCAAGCACATCGCCGAGCTGTACACTTCGATCGGCTTCTACAAGCACGGCAAGTCGGAGTTCTACCGCGCCCTGATCAACCACCTGGCCAGCACCGATGACCGCTTCATCATGGCCCCCGGGGTACGCGGGATGGTCATGAGCGTGTTCACCCTGCCGGGCTTCAACACGGTGTTCAAGATCATCAAGGACCGTTTCTCGCCGTCGAAAAACGTCGACCGGGCCACGGTGATCGAGAAATACCGGCTGGTGAAGAGCGTGGATCGGGTCGGGCGCATGGCCGATACCCAGGAGTTCGCCGATTTCCGCTTTCCCCTGAGCAAGTTCGACCCGGCCTGCCTTGAGGAACTGCTGGAAGTGGCGCCGTCCACCGTGGCCGTGGAAGACCAGACGGTGCTGATCCGCCACTGCTGGACCGAGCGCCGCATGACCCCGCTCAACCTCTACCTGGAGCACGCCAACCCGGACCAGGTGCGCGAGGCCCTGGAGGACTACGGCCTAGCGATCAAGCAACTGGCGGCGGCCAACATCTTCCCCGGCGACATGCTGCTGAAGAACTTTGGCGTCACTCGTCACGGCCGGGTGGTGTTCTACGACTACGACGAAATCTGCTTTCTCACTGAAGCCAACTTCCGCCACATTCCGGCGCCTCGCACCCCGGAAGACGAGATGGCTTCCGAACCCTGGTACTCCATCGGCCCGCATGATGTGTTCCCCGAGGAGTTCCCGCCGTTCCTGTTCGCCGATGCCGGCCAGCGCAAGTTGTTCGACCAGTTGCACGGCGAGTTGTACAACGCCGACTACTGGAAAGGCCTGCAAGAGGCGATTCGCGCCGGCAAGATCATCGATGTCTTTCCTTACCGGCGCAAAGGCCTGGAGGACGAATAG
- a CDS encoding methyl-accepting chemotaxis protein encodes MSIRNIRIGLRASLSFTVLAALLVTVGLFCLGQMATLRESAKVIEASWMPSIENIHDSAANIATIRLEALRLLVNDQPLSREKSKRMIADERLELAQRLEQHKALLTNEQEAALLARLKNAIDQYTTLLQDIIQQIDSGLKEQAYTRLNAELAPLGNQLDSTLEELIQFNQQGADTAAEEAATLYERSQWIVGIIIAIALASTLLLAWLLTRSITAPLAQALAIARTIAAGDLTQNVNGQGRDEPAQLLTALAGMQDNLRSTIRGIADSSRQLASAAEEMSSVMEQSTRGLQLQNDEIEQAATAVTQMSAAVDEVAGNAVSSAEASQASDQDSRHGHQQVSQTIESIQHLVSQVLDASEQAQGLASQAQDISKVLEVIRAIAGQTNLLALNAAIEAARAGEAGRGFAVVADEVRSLAQRTQDSTEEIEQMINRIQHGTDATVSALQSSAEQAGQTLQQANGAGSALEKITGAISQISQRNLVIASAAEQQALVARDVDRSLVNIRDLSTQTAAGATQTSAASQELSRLAVDLNGLVTRFIL; translated from the coding sequence ATGTCGATCAGGAATATTCGAATCGGCTTGCGAGCCAGCCTGAGTTTTACGGTACTGGCCGCCTTGCTGGTGACAGTCGGGCTGTTCTGCCTGGGGCAGATGGCAACCCTGCGCGAAAGTGCAAAAGTCATCGAGGCCTCGTGGATGCCCAGCATCGAGAACATCCATGACAGCGCCGCCAATATCGCCACCATCCGCCTGGAAGCGCTGCGCCTGCTGGTCAATGACCAGCCCCTGAGTCGGGAAAAAAGCAAGCGCATGATCGCCGACGAACGCCTGGAACTGGCCCAACGCCTGGAGCAGCACAAGGCCCTGCTGACCAACGAGCAGGAAGCGGCGCTGCTGGCACGGCTGAAAAACGCCATCGACCAGTACACGACCCTTCTGCAAGACATCATCCAGCAGATCGATAGCGGCCTTAAGGAGCAGGCCTACACCCGACTCAACGCTGAACTGGCTCCCCTGGGCAACCAGCTGGACAGCACCCTGGAAGAGCTGATCCAGTTCAACCAGCAAGGCGCCGATACCGCCGCCGAAGAGGCCGCCACGCTCTATGAGCGCTCACAGTGGATCGTCGGCATCATCATCGCCATCGCCCTGGCCAGCACCCTGCTCCTGGCCTGGCTACTGACCCGCAGCATCACCGCGCCCCTGGCCCAGGCCCTGGCGATAGCCCGGACCATCGCTGCCGGCGACCTGACCCAGAACGTCAATGGCCAGGGCCGGGACGAGCCGGCGCAACTGCTGACGGCCCTGGCCGGCATGCAGGACAACCTGCGTTCGACCATCCGTGGCATCGCCGACTCATCGCGGCAGTTGGCCTCGGCCGCCGAGGAAATGAGCTCGGTAATGGAACAGAGCACCCGCGGCCTGCAGTTGCAGAACGATGAAATCGAGCAGGCCGCCACCGCGGTCACGCAAATGAGCGCGGCGGTGGATGAAGTGGCCGGCAACGCCGTCTCCAGCGCCGAAGCCTCCCAAGCCTCGGACCAGGACAGCCGCCACGGGCATCAGCAGGTCAGCCAGACCATCGAGTCGATCCAGCACCTGGTCAGCCAGGTACTGGATGCCTCGGAGCAGGCCCAGGGGCTGGCGTCCCAGGCCCAGGACATCAGCAAAGTGCTGGAGGTGATCCGGGCCATTGCCGGCCAGACCAACCTGCTGGCGCTGAATGCCGCGATCGAGGCGGCCCGGGCTGGCGAGGCCGGCCGCGGTTTCGCCGTGGTGGCCGACGAAGTGCGCTCCCTGGCGCAACGCACCCAGGACTCCACCGAAGAAATCGAACAGATGATCAACCGTATCCAGCACGGCACCGATGCCACCGTCAGCGCCCTGCAGAGCAGCGCCGAACAGGCCGGGCAAACCCTGCAGCAAGCCAACGGCGCCGGCAGCGCGCTGGAGAAGATCACCGGGGCGATCTCGCAGATCAGCCAGCGCAACCTGGTGATCGCCAGTGCCGCCGAGCAGCAGGCCCTGGTGGCCCGGGATGTGGACCGCAGCCTGGTGAACATCCGCGACCTGTCGACCCAGACGGCTGCGGGCGCCACCCAGACCTCCGCCGCCAGCCAGGAACTGTCGCGCCTGGCAGTGGACCTCAATGGGCTGGTGACGCGATTTATCCTGTAG
- a CDS encoding DMT family transporter has protein sequence MRLVDLLRLLSLAAIWGASFLFMRIIAPVLGSVPTAFFRVSIAALGLLVMLALMRVDWNFRGKLKTVLLLGVINSGIPATMYSVAAQVLPAGYSAIFNATTPLMGVLIGGLFFHERLSLSKIAGVCLGLFGVGILTRAGPVAFDHDLLLGALSCLMATTCYGFAGFLARRWLDQAGGLDSRLSALGSMLGASLLLLPLFVYNAISQPPASWGGWSVWLSLLGLGLGCTAFAYVLYFRLLSAIGPVRSMTVTFMIPPFGVLWGALLLDEPLSMAHLYGGALIGVALWLVLRPTAKSAA, from the coding sequence GTGAGACTAGTCGACCTCTTGCGCCTGTTGTCACTGGCCGCCATCTGGGGCGCGAGCTTTTTGTTCATGCGCATCATCGCCCCGGTGCTGGGCAGCGTGCCCACGGCGTTTTTCCGGGTGTCGATCGCCGCGCTCGGGCTCTTGGTCATGCTGGCGCTGATGCGGGTCGACTGGAATTTTCGCGGCAAGCTCAAGACCGTGCTGCTGCTGGGCGTGATCAACTCCGGAATCCCGGCAACCATGTATTCGGTGGCCGCCCAGGTGCTGCCCGCCGGCTACTCGGCGATCTTCAACGCCACCACGCCCTTGATGGGGGTGTTGATCGGCGGGCTGTTCTTTCATGAGCGGCTGAGCCTGAGCAAGATCGCCGGCGTCTGCCTGGGCCTGTTCGGCGTCGGCATCCTGACCCGCGCCGGCCCCGTGGCCTTCGACCATGATCTGCTGCTGGGCGCCCTGTCCTGCTTGATGGCCACCACCTGCTACGGCTTTGCCGGGTTCCTCGCCCGGCGCTGGCTGGATCAGGCCGGCGGCCTGGACAGTCGCCTCTCGGCCCTGGGCAGTATGCTCGGGGCCAGCCTGCTGCTGTTGCCGCTGTTCGTCTACAACGCCATCAGCCAGCCGCCGGCCAGTTGGGGTGGCTGGAGCGTGTGGCTGTCGCTGCTGGGCTTGGGGCTGGGCTGCACGGCGTTTGCCTACGTGCTGTATTTCCGTCTGCTCAGCGCCATCGGTCCGGTGCGATCAATGACCGTGACCTTCATGATTCCGCCGTTCGGCGTGTTGTGGGGAGCCTTGCTGCTGGATGAGCCACTGTCCATGGCGCACCTGTATGGCGGTGCGCTGATTGGCGTGGCGCTGTGGCTGGTGCTGCGGCCCACTGCAAAATCTGCCGCCTGA
- a CDS encoding DMT family transporter, with protein MLLMSKKSALAAASTSLFVLLWSSGAIFSKWGLAHASPFAFLLLRFAIALIGLVLLMPLLKLRLPRGRRAMGFAMATGLVLLGAYQIFYLLALDLKVTPGVMATIMGVQPILTVVLMERQRSWSRLFGLGLGLAGLIMVVYQGIGMAGMSVSGMLCGLLALVSMTAGSIMQKRITDNPLGTLPVQYLAGLLLCALFVPFQPFHVDYSAGFVIALLWMALVVSVLATLLLYRLIAQGNLVNVTSLFYLVPAVTALMDFVFFGNRLAWLSLMGMGLIIVGLVFVFRRSA; from the coding sequence ATGTTGCTCATGTCCAAAAAATCCGCGTTGGCGGCGGCTTCCACGAGCCTGTTCGTCCTGCTCTGGAGCAGTGGCGCGATTTTCTCCAAATGGGGGCTGGCCCACGCTTCGCCCTTTGCCTTCCTGCTGCTGCGCTTTGCCATCGCCTTGATCGGCCTGGTGCTGCTCATGCCCCTGCTCAAGCTGCGGCTGCCCCGGGGACGCCGGGCCATGGGCTTTGCCATGGCCACGGGGTTGGTGCTGCTGGGGGCCTACCAGATCTTCTACCTCCTGGCCCTGGACCTGAAGGTCACCCCCGGCGTGATGGCCACCATCATGGGGGTGCAGCCGATCCTCACCGTGGTGCTGATGGAGCGCCAGCGTTCCTGGAGCCGCCTGTTCGGCCTTGGCCTGGGGCTCGCCGGGCTGATCATGGTGGTGTACCAGGGCATCGGGATGGCGGGGATGTCCGTCTCCGGCATGCTTTGCGGCCTGCTGGCCCTGGTCAGCATGACGGCCGGTTCGATCATGCAGAAGCGCATCACCGACAACCCCTTGGGCACTCTGCCGGTGCAGTACCTGGCGGGCCTGCTGCTGTGCGCGCTGTTCGTGCCGTTCCAGCCGTTTCACGTCGACTACAGCGCCGGCTTCGTGATTGCGCTGCTGTGGATGGCTCTGGTGGTGTCGGTGCTGGCCACCCTGTTGCTGTACCGCTTGATCGCTCAGGGCAACCTGGTGAATGTCACCAGCCTGTTCTATCTGGTGCCGGCGGTGACCGCGCTGATGGACTTTGTGTTTTTCGGCAATCGTCTGGCCTGGCTGAGCCTGATGGGCATGGGCCTGATCATTGTCGGCCTGGTCTTCGTGTTCCGTCGGAGCGCCTGA
- a CDS encoding aspartyl/asparaginyl beta-hydroxylase domain-containing protein → MSFSFAAKFAVLSLFVGSILYVHLRGKARLPVLRQFVNHSALFAPYNALMYLFSGVPSKPYLDRSKFPELDILRDNWEVIREEAMHLFDEGYIRAAEKNNDAGFGSFFKKGWKRFYLKWYDKPLPSAEALCPKTVELVSAIPNVKGAMFALLPGGSHLNPHRDPFAGSLRYHLGLSTPNSDACRIFVDGQEYAWRDGEDVMFDETYVHWVKNETDVTRVILFCDIERPLSSPLMTRINRWVSAQLGRATAPQNLDDERVGGINQAYAWSKRFSDSFSGVVKQWKRRNPKLYRILRPVLAVLVLVVLWKWLFG, encoded by the coding sequence ATGAGCTTTTCCTTTGCCGCCAAGTTCGCGGTGTTGTCGCTGTTCGTCGGCAGCATCCTTTACGTGCATCTGCGCGGCAAGGCGCGTCTGCCGGTACTGCGCCAGTTCGTCAACCATTCGGCGCTGTTCGCCCCCTATAACGCCTTGATGTACCTGTTCTCCGGGGTGCCTTCCAAGCCTTACCTGGATCGCAGCAAGTTCCCCGAGCTGGACATCCTGCGGGACAACTGGGAAGTGATCCGCGAAGAGGCCATGCACCTGTTCGACGAGGGCTATATCCGCGCGGCGGAGAAGAACAACGACGCCGGCTTCGGCTCCTTCTTCAAGAAGGGCTGGAAGCGTTTCTACCTCAAGTGGTACGACAAGCCGCTGCCTTCGGCCGAGGCGCTGTGCCCGAAGACCGTCGAGCTGGTGAGCGCGATTCCCAACGTCAAGGGCGCCATGTTCGCGCTGCTGCCTGGTGGCAGCCACCTCAACCCGCACCGCGATCCCTTTGCCGGGTCCCTGCGTTATCACCTGGGCCTGTCGACCCCCAACTCCGATGCCTGCCGGATTTTCGTCGACGGCCAGGAATACGCCTGGCGCGACGGTGAAGACGTGATGTTCGACGAAACCTATGTGCACTGGGTGAAGAACGAAACCGACGTCACCCGGGTCATTCTGTTCTGCGACATCGAACGGCCGTTGAGCAGCCCGCTGATGACCCGCATCAACCGCTGGGTCAGTGCGCAACTGGGCCGCGCCACCGCGCCACAGAACCTCGACGACGAGCGCGTCGGCGGGATCAACCAGGCCTACGCCTGGAGCAAGCGTTTCAGCGACAGCTTCAGTGGCGTGGTCAAGCAGTGGAAGCGTCGCAATCCCAAGCTCTACCGCATCCTGCGCCCGGTGCTGGCGGTGCTGGTGCTGGTGGTCTTGTGGAAGTGGCTGTTCGGATAA